The following coding sequences lie in one Candidatus Hydrogenedentota bacterium genomic window:
- a CDS encoding V-type ATP synthase subunit A — MAATQREIVGTLTLISGPMAAASGMLGVTMGEIVRVGRAGLMGEVIRIDGETAYAQVFEDTAGIYLGEPMEALGDALSVELGPGLLGGTFDGIQRPLESLRQVSGDFIGRGLTAQALARTKKWHVTPRVAAGDVLLGGMVLGTTQESKSIEHRILAPPRTRGTVSSVVPEGDYTVTDTLVQLDDGAALTMMHRWPVKQARPVSRKLPSDRPFLTGQRVLDCLFPIALGGAAIVPGGFGTGKTVVEQTLAKFCNADVMVYVGCGERGNEMADVLSEFPELRDPRTGDSLMSRTVLVVNTSNMPVAARDASVYTGITIAEYYRDQGYDVAVMADSTSRWAEALREISSRLEEMPGEEGYPTYLSARVAEFYERSGRVVCAGGGDMERAGSLTLVGAVSPPGGDFSEPVTQTSLRVTGGLWALDSTLAYRRHYPAINWNRSYSLYFPELNPWFEKNAPAGWNEQRQAAMQLMQRDAELQEVVQLVGPDALQDSERLVLETAKMLREVFLQQNAFSDNDAYCTLEKNAGLLEALLAFNHACREQLERGVTLSRILDLPVREDLARLRDVPNAEFSERKREVIKAMKDALAGLNPKG, encoded by the coding sequence ATGGCCGCGACGCAACGCGAAATAGTCGGAACCCTGACGCTCATATCCGGTCCCATGGCGGCCGCAAGCGGGATGCTCGGCGTGACCATGGGCGAAATCGTGCGTGTCGGCAGGGCGGGGCTCATGGGCGAGGTCATTCGTATCGACGGCGAGACGGCCTATGCGCAGGTTTTCGAGGACACCGCCGGCATCTACCTCGGCGAACCCATGGAAGCCTTGGGCGATGCATTATCGGTCGAGCTGGGCCCCGGCCTCCTCGGCGGAACGTTCGACGGCATTCAGCGCCCCCTCGAGTCCCTGCGTCAGGTATCGGGCGATTTCATCGGGCGCGGATTGACCGCCCAGGCCCTGGCCCGCACCAAGAAATGGCATGTCACGCCGCGGGTGGCGGCCGGGGACGTGCTGCTGGGCGGGATGGTCCTCGGGACAACACAGGAATCCAAAAGCATCGAGCACCGCATCCTGGCGCCGCCGCGCACCCGGGGAACCGTCAGCTCAGTGGTTCCCGAAGGCGACTACACGGTCACCGATACCCTGGTGCAACTCGATGACGGCGCCGCGCTCACCATGATGCACCGGTGGCCGGTCAAACAGGCGCGCCCGGTGTCGCGCAAGCTCCCTTCGGACCGGCCCTTCCTTACGGGACAGCGGGTTCTCGACTGTCTGTTCCCGATTGCCTTGGGCGGAGCCGCGATTGTGCCCGGCGGCTTCGGCACGGGAAAGACCGTGGTCGAACAAACCCTGGCCAAATTCTGCAACGCCGATGTTATGGTTTACGTCGGATGCGGCGAGCGCGGAAACGAAATGGCCGACGTGTTGTCCGAGTTTCCAGAACTCAGGGACCCGCGCACCGGCGATTCGCTCATGAGCCGCACCGTGCTCGTCGTCAATACCTCGAACATGCCCGTGGCAGCCCGCGACGCCTCGGTCTACACCGGCATTACAATCGCCGAGTACTACCGGGACCAGGGGTACGATGTCGCGGTCATGGCCGACAGCACCTCGCGCTGGGCCGAGGCCCTGCGCGAAATCTCGTCCCGGCTCGAGGAAATGCCCGGAGAGGAGGGCTATCCCACCTACCTGTCAGCGCGCGTCGCTGAATTCTACGAGCGAAGCGGGCGGGTCGTGTGCGCCGGCGGCGGCGACATGGAACGGGCCGGTTCCCTGACGCTCGTCGGCGCGGTATCCCCTCCAGGTGGCGACTTCTCCGAGCCGGTCACGCAAACGTCGTTGCGGGTTACGGGCGGACTCTGGGCGCTGGACTCGACGCTGGCCTACCGGCGCCACTATCCGGCGATCAACTGGAACCGCAGCTATTCGCTCTATTTTCCCGAACTCAACCCCTGGTTCGAGAAGAACGCCCCGGCCGGATGGAACGAACAGCGCCAGGCCGCCATGCAGCTCATGCAACGCGACGCCGAACTGCAGGAGGTCGTACAGCTGGTCGGCCCGGACGCTCTCCAGGACAGCGAGCGCCTCGTCCTGGAAACCGCCAAGATGCTCCGCGAAGTCTTCCTTCAGCAAAACGCCTTCTCGGACAACGACGCCTATTGCACTCTCGAGAAGAACGCCGGTCTCCTCGAGGCGCTGCTCGCGTTCAACCACGCGTGCCGCGAACAGCTGGAACGCGGCGTCACTCTGTCCCGGATTCTTGATTTGCCCGTTCGCGAGGACCTCGCCCGTCTGCGCGACGTGCCCAATGCGGAGTTCAGCGAACGCAAACGCGAGGTCATCAAGGCCATGAAGGACGCCCTCGCGGGATTGAACCCGAAAGGATAA
- a CDS encoding V-type ATP synthase subunit D has translation MSAEPTAPTRMNLLARRAQIKLAADGVTLLKAKREALLKELLERARELRRLRNELHGRGRAAAVSLAVARAASGTPEIRSAAVAGRRQVPLTVTSEKVWGLQLSATEHETIVRSPRERGIGILATSSQVLDAAETAESMLEKLIECAPFEQNILVLGREVRKVSRRINALNDYLLPKLREDVRHIGHTLEEREREDVFRLKRIKQKKAAAKRKAVGDA, from the coding sequence ATGAGTGCGGAACCGACAGCCCCGACACGCATGAACCTTCTGGCCCGGCGCGCACAGATAAAGCTGGCGGCCGACGGGGTCACGCTCCTGAAGGCGAAGCGCGAGGCGCTCCTCAAGGAGTTGCTCGAACGAGCGCGCGAATTGCGCCGTCTGCGCAATGAATTGCATGGACGGGGGCGCGCTGCCGCGGTATCGCTGGCCGTTGCCCGCGCCGCAAGCGGCACGCCCGAAATCCGGTCTGCCGCCGTTGCCGGGCGCCGCCAGGTCCCCCTGACCGTTACGTCCGAGAAGGTCTGGGGCCTGCAGCTCAGCGCCACCGAGCATGAGACTATCGTGCGCAGCCCTCGCGAACGCGGCATCGGCATACTGGCGACGTCCTCACAGGTCTTGGACGCGGCGGAAACGGCCGAGTCCATGCTCGAAAAACTCATCGAGTGCGCGCCTTTCGAGCAGAACATCCTGGTGTTAGGCCGCGAGGTGCGGAAAGTCAGCCGGCGCATCAATGCTCTGAACGACTACCTCTTGCCCAAGCTGCGCGAGGATGTGCGCCATATCGGCCACACCCTCGAGGAGCGAGAGCGGGAAGATGTGTTCCGGTTGAAACGAATCAAACAGAAAAAGGCCGCGGCCAAACGAAAAGCCGTTGGAGATGCATGA
- a CDS encoding V-type ATP synthase subunit E: MSSTGKYIEPVPSFFDAMKREAQARCEKILENAHQEAARIVAEARQTAAENRSRTVEQERQRAQAQREDARQRAQAEAERANMTMRERVADRILDAVHEELRRVAQSPEFRGILCLLLAETIEEAPPDPVVLAPPEHAAACREWLDAHGKGHIPVEAEDRLWDGVAVTDAKRTVRLTNTLSRRFEKCRASARKAALRRLFGDAP; this comes from the coding sequence GTGAGTAGCACGGGCAAATATATCGAGCCGGTCCCGAGCTTCTTTGACGCCATGAAGCGCGAGGCGCAGGCACGCTGCGAGAAAATCCTCGAGAATGCCCATCAAGAGGCCGCGAGGATCGTGGCGGAAGCGCGTCAAACAGCCGCGGAAAACCGCTCGAGAACCGTCGAGCAAGAGCGCCAGCGCGCCCAGGCGCAGCGCGAGGATGCCCGGCAGCGGGCCCAAGCCGAAGCTGAAAGGGCCAACATGACCATGCGCGAGCGCGTGGCCGACCGGATCCTGGATGCCGTGCACGAGGAATTGCGGCGTGTCGCTCAAAGCCCCGAGTTTCGAGGGATCTTGTGCCTGCTCCTGGCGGAAACCATCGAGGAAGCCCCCCCGGACCCAGTCGTTCTGGCCCCGCCGGAACACGCCGCCGCGTGCCGGGAGTGGCTCGATGCGCATGGGAAAGGCCATATCCCAGTCGAGGCCGAGGACCGCCTTTGGGACGGCGTCGCCGTCACCGACGCCAAGCGAACAGTGCGCCTGACAAACACCCTCTCGAGACGGTTCGAGAAATGCCGTGCGTCTGCCCGGAAAGCGGCCTTACGCCGGCTCTTCGGAGACGCGCCATGA
- a CDS encoding F0F1 ATP synthase subunit C, whose product MVTGRLWKAIEAAGVITIILAVSAPLALAAEETEQGAEVEITMPAAIRTVGLALGAALAVGLAALATARVQAAVGSGGTGALVEKPDLFVPILVLIAIPETLVVFGFAIAILLWQLIG is encoded by the coding sequence ATGGTAACAGGACGGCTATGGAAGGCTATCGAGGCCGCGGGAGTAATCACGATCATCCTTGCTGTGTCGGCGCCCCTGGCCCTTGCCGCCGAAGAGACCGAACAAGGGGCGGAGGTGGAAATCACTATGCCGGCGGCTATTCGCACAGTGGGCCTTGCGCTGGGCGCGGCGTTAGCGGTCGGCCTCGCGGCGCTGGCCACGGCGCGCGTCCAGGCGGCAGTAGGGTCGGGCGGCACGGGCGCCTTGGTCGAAAAACCCGACCTGTTCGTGCCCATACTTGTGTTGATCGCCATCCCCGAGACGCTGGTGGTATTCGGTTTCGCGATCGCCATCCTCCTGTGGCAATTGATCGGGTAG
- a CDS encoding GxxExxY protein, whose product MVDWAVALHRETGPGLLETVYEAVLGRPLEAWGLRAARLIPIPMELRRLHFLRVLCVSFPNRRVNRIWGIMLKG is encoded by the coding sequence ATTGTGGATTGGGCGGTGGCGCTTCATCGGGAGACGGGTCCCGGGCTGTTGGAAACAGTGTACGAAGCGGTGCTTGGACGCCCTTTGGAGGCCTGGGGTCTGCGCGCGGCACGGCTAATTCCCATCCCCATGGAGCTTCGCAGGCTCCATTTCCTCCGTGTCCTTTGCGTGAGTTTCCCCAATCGCCGTGTTAACCGGATTTGGGGGATAATGTTAAAAGGCTGA
- a CDS encoding V-type ATPase subunit subunit G family protein gives MSASLKTDAPSLELVAREERALLAEIDRTREEARRIADAARAQARIIIEENDAAIVREIEEAHRASKRESAEECSRIHDEAEARLHQAQMKAQACVQQVVDDVLLLVIPAAGKDTP, from the coding sequence GTGAGTGCATCGCTCAAGACCGACGCCCCGTCACTCGAGTTGGTGGCGCGCGAGGAGCGCGCGCTTCTCGCCGAGATCGACCGTACTCGCGAGGAAGCCCGGCGTATCGCCGATGCGGCCAGAGCTCAGGCGCGAATCATCATCGAAGAAAATGACGCGGCGATTGTCCGCGAGATAGAAGAGGCGCACCGCGCCAGCAAACGAGAGAGCGCCGAAGAGTGCAGCCGCATTCATGACGAGGCTGAAGCCCGGTTGCATCAGGCCCAGATGAAAGCGCAGGCGTGCGTACAGCAAGTCGTTGACGACGTCCTCCTTCTCGTTATTCCAGCCGCGGGGAAAGACACGCCATGA
- a CDS encoding V-type ATPase subunit, translating to MSPYREHVREHIVYVVTRVRGMKSLLLSRDDLEDLLDQKDIDALTEVLLTSDYKEEMARALATHTAADAIEEAVLRHLLLCFRQLLTLSGEQYRPYTALFLARWDLMTVKQLLRQRFAENQGIKAAGFPAPGPTLGLPLIKHLTQRDSLEALIQGLIAWNRDLCACLWKVHGAGQTLATLRVLEDALDRSYLVEHAQRLATDPQPSARLVRKVLSMSIDGVNLRILLHDKAHRDAHQDWLLPEGTMPKRLIAKMMAAENIEDAMVFLESTAYRELVEGLYMFVQTGRFAPIERMFEQLLAKELRRMARTHVMTLAPLMYYAWLKYNEVINLRLIARGEGRLPRGRIREEMLYA from the coding sequence ATGAGTCCGTACCGTGAACATGTGCGCGAGCACATCGTATACGTCGTGACGCGCGTCCGCGGCATGAAAAGCCTTTTGTTGTCACGCGATGATTTGGAGGACCTGTTGGATCAGAAAGACATCGACGCGCTCACCGAAGTACTTTTGACCTCCGACTATAAAGAAGAAATGGCTCGCGCTCTCGCCACGCACACCGCCGCCGATGCAATCGAAGAAGCGGTCTTGCGGCACCTGCTGTTGTGCTTCCGACAATTGCTGACACTCTCAGGGGAACAATACCGGCCATATACGGCCTTGTTTCTGGCACGCTGGGACCTCATGACTGTAAAACAGCTCCTGCGCCAGCGGTTTGCAGAGAATCAAGGCATCAAGGCGGCGGGTTTTCCGGCGCCCGGACCAACACTGGGCCTGCCTCTCATCAAACACCTGACCCAACGCGATAGCCTCGAAGCCCTCATCCAGGGGTTGATAGCATGGAACCGCGATCTCTGTGCTTGTCTGTGGAAAGTCCACGGCGCCGGTCAAACCCTGGCAACGCTGCGTGTGCTCGAAGACGCCCTCGACCGGTCCTATCTAGTCGAACACGCGCAGCGCCTTGCCACGGACCCCCAGCCCAGCGCCCGGCTTGTGCGCAAAGTGCTCAGCATGAGCATCGACGGCGTCAATCTGCGCATTCTGCTCCACGACAAGGCACACCGGGACGCACACCAGGACTGGCTGCTGCCTGAAGGCACTATGCCCAAGCGTCTCATCGCGAAGATGATGGCGGCCGAGAACATCGAGGACGCCATGGTCTTTCTCGAATCGACGGCCTATCGCGAACTCGTCGAGGGCCTGTACATGTTCGTGCAAACCGGCCGTTTCGCCCCCATCGAGCGAATGTTCGAGCAGCTTCTCGCAAAGGAACTGCGGCGCATGGCGCGAACACACGTCATGACCCTTGCCCCGCTGATGTATTACGCCTGGCTGAAGTACAACGAAGTCATCAACCTCCGCCTGATAGCGCGCGGCGAGGGCCGCCTCCCGCGGGGCCGGATCCGCGAGGAAATGTTGTATGCGTGA
- a CDS encoding PTS sugar transporter subunit IIA, whose product MLLGDILHPEVVKTSLEAENKYEAIDELVDLLVESHEIPVALRDHILEVVTEREKSMSTGMEHGIALPHGATDRVDDIIGALGVSRRGVPFESLDGQPAHVIILLVLPKNKFQAHVRTLGGIAHLMSNAGLREALKNAGDSASVLKLIEEEEDRAALR is encoded by the coding sequence ATGTTGCTAGGCGACATACTTCATCCGGAAGTCGTAAAGACAAGCCTCGAAGCAGAAAACAAATACGAAGCCATCGACGAACTGGTTGATCTCCTCGTCGAGAGTCACGAGATCCCTGTCGCGTTGCGGGACCACATCCTCGAGGTCGTGACCGAACGTGAAAAATCCATGAGCACCGGCATGGAGCACGGCATCGCCCTGCCCCACGGAGCCACCGACCGCGTCGATGATATCATCGGGGCCCTTGGCGTATCCCGCCGCGGCGTCCCGTTTGAGAGTCTCGATGGACAACCCGCGCACGTCATCATTCTCCTCGTGCTGCCCAAGAACAAGTTTCAGGCTCACGTGCGCACGCTCGGAGGCATCGCCCACCTCATGAGCAACGCGGGACTCCGGGAGGCTCTCAAGAACGCGGGCGACAGCGCATCGGTGCTGAAGCTGATCGAAGAAGAGGAAGACCGCGCGGCTTTGCGGTGA
- a CDS encoding V-type ATP synthase subunit B → MDIQNAGAAPLPGALVHREYWDLTYVTGPLVFLGNGERFPTGAILDLVLENGEHRQGQVLEVSRDRAVVQVLQGTQGVDVKRTAVSLRQDAARIAASKDVVGRRFNGVGDPIDGLSPIIADVELDISGAAINPVSRDKPRDFIETGISAIDGFNTLVRGQKLPIFSGAGLPANELASLIVRQAATRSGAEEFVVVFGAMGITEREAAFFLRSFEQGGRGSRVVAFLNKASDPAIERLFTPRCALTLAEYLAFEHDCQVLVVLSDMTNYCEALRQIASAREEIPGRRGYPGYMYTDLASIYERAGRIRGKKGSVTQIPMLSMPDDDITHPIPDLTGYITEGQIVMSRALHRRGVFPPVDVLPSLSRLMNNGIGEGLTRKDHRELANQLYACYAHGRDIRKLMSIVGEDALTALDRKYLRFAEAFETDMAGQGHTRRTIDETLDLGWQLLSILPKEELTRINKDLIDRYYSEIMEDGVPSPFV, encoded by the coding sequence ATGGACATACAGAACGCGGGAGCGGCCCCTTTGCCCGGGGCGCTGGTTCATCGCGAGTATTGGGACCTCACCTATGTTACGGGCCCTCTCGTGTTCTTGGGCAACGGCGAACGGTTCCCGACAGGCGCAATCCTCGACCTCGTGCTCGAAAACGGCGAACACCGCCAAGGCCAGGTGCTCGAGGTCAGCAGAGACCGCGCTGTCGTGCAGGTGCTCCAAGGCACGCAAGGCGTAGATGTGAAGCGCACGGCGGTCTCTCTGCGGCAGGACGCCGCCCGTATCGCCGCGTCCAAAGATGTCGTCGGCCGCAGGTTCAACGGTGTCGGCGACCCCATTGACGGCCTGTCCCCCATAATCGCCGATGTCGAACTGGACATTTCGGGCGCCGCCATCAATCCCGTATCCCGCGACAAACCCCGCGACTTCATCGAGACCGGCATCTCCGCCATAGATGGATTCAATACCCTGGTGCGAGGACAGAAACTGCCCATATTCTCCGGAGCCGGCCTTCCCGCGAACGAGTTGGCAAGCCTTATCGTGCGCCAGGCCGCCACGAGGAGCGGCGCCGAAGAGTTCGTAGTGGTTTTCGGCGCGATGGGCATCACCGAACGCGAAGCGGCGTTCTTCCTGCGGTCATTCGAACAAGGCGGCCGAGGTTCGCGCGTCGTAGCGTTCCTTAACAAGGCCAGCGACCCGGCCATCGAGCGTCTGTTTACCCCCCGCTGCGCACTCACGCTCGCCGAATACCTGGCTTTCGAGCACGACTGCCAGGTGCTCGTCGTGCTGTCGGACATGACGAATTACTGCGAGGCCCTCCGGCAAATCGCGAGCGCGCGCGAGGAAATCCCCGGCCGCCGCGGCTACCCCGGCTATATGTACACCGATCTCGCATCGATATACGAGCGCGCCGGCCGCATACGCGGCAAGAAGGGCTCGGTTACCCAGATTCCCATGCTGTCCATGCCCGACGACGACATCACCCACCCCATTCCCGACCTGACCGGGTATATCACCGAGGGGCAGATTGTGATGAGCCGCGCGTTGCACCGCCGCGGCGTGTTCCCCCCCGTAGACGTGCTGCCAAGCCTCTCCCGCCTCATGAACAACGGTATCGGCGAAGGACTCACGCGCAAAGACCACCGCGAGCTTGCGAACCAGTTGTACGCTTGTTATGCTCACGGCCGGGATATTCGAAAACTTATGTCGATCGTCGGTGAGGATGCGCTCACCGCGCTCGACCGGAAATATTTGCGGTTCGCCGAAGCGTTCGAGACGGATATGGCCGGGCAAGGCCACACGCGCCGGACCATCGATGAGACGCTCGACTTGGGATGGCAACTCCTGAGCATTCTGCCGAAGGAAGAGTTGACACGCATCAACAAGGATCTTATCGACCGGTACTATTCGGAGATCATGGAGGACGGCGTTCCCTCGCCTTTCGTGTAA
- the thyX gene encoding FAD-dependent thymidylate synthase: MEVVEPKVFLVGETCLVEEGLQAYLEHVGAPSWLTEAPSDAEKLCEVYGRLCYRSFEPGLNPNVTRVRKGNDKYLGHILEVGHGSVLEHAVVNFIFADVSRVFTHELVRHRAGTAISQESLRYVRLGALSAYVPTHIREHEQGMEIFCKTLEQLEQVQRELAETFAIDEETAFTIKKQLTSAFRRVAPLGLATTVGWSCNFRSLRHVIEVRTAPDAEEELRLVFGKVYETVKSRYPNLFSDYTVEMVEGLPWIKTVHRKV; this comes from the coding sequence ATGGAAGTCGTAGAACCCAAGGTTTTCTTGGTCGGGGAAACCTGTTTAGTTGAAGAGGGACTGCAAGCATACCTGGAGCATGTTGGTGCGCCATCCTGGTTAACCGAGGCGCCCAGTGACGCGGAGAAGCTTTGCGAAGTCTACGGCCGTTTGTGCTATCGGTCATTCGAGCCAGGCCTGAATCCGAACGTCACGAGGGTTCGGAAGGGCAACGACAAATACCTCGGGCATATTCTCGAGGTGGGCCATGGCAGCGTGCTCGAGCACGCGGTGGTGAATTTTATTTTCGCGGACGTGAGCCGGGTATTCACGCATGAGCTGGTGCGCCATCGCGCTGGCACGGCCATTTCGCAGGAATCGCTGCGCTATGTCCGGCTTGGCGCCTTGTCGGCCTATGTTCCGACACATATTCGCGAACACGAACAGGGCATGGAGATTTTCTGCAAGACCCTCGAACAACTCGAGCAGGTGCAGCGAGAGCTGGCAGAAACCTTTGCGATTGATGAAGAGACGGCGTTTACGATAAAGAAGCAGTTGACCTCGGCCTTCCGGCGCGTTGCGCCGCTGGGTCTTGCGACGACGGTGGGTTGGTCGTGCAATTTCCGAAGCCTGCGGCACGTCATTGAGGTGCGCACGGCCCCGGACGCGGAAGAAGAGCTTCGTCTGGTTTTCGGCAAAGTGTATGAAACGGTGAAGAGCCGTTATCCGAATCTGTTCAGCGATTATACAGTGGAAATGGTGGAGGGCCTTCCCTGGATCAAGACGGTCCATCGGAAGGTATAG
- a CDS encoding fused protease/ribonucleoside-triphosphate reductase → MLFDVKERFELDPAFVGQFAGRQPDWGPLGYVTYKRTYARPVPHEPDRTEEYWETCRRVVEGCYTIQLTHCRNLKLPWDKQKAQRSAQEMFRLMWDFKFVPPGRGLWMMGTDYIYQRGSAALNNCAFVSTEEIDFEFSEPFCFLMDMSMLGTGVAFDTKGAGKLIIQEPVIDKDSTHVVEDSKEGWVELVRVVLNSYAGKCSRPGRIDYSKIRPQGSPIRTFGGIAPGPGPLIQGITNVDRVLTARIGQRITSSDITDLMNVIGKCVVSGGVRRTAELALGDPCDDEYLKLKDPELFADQLKEWRWASNNSVAAVLGMDYNGVGTQTAKNGEPGYFWLENARAYGRLKDGENWIDAKVAGTNPCAEQSLESYEICNLVETFPSRHETLEEFKRTLKFAYLYAKTVTLVPTHNERTNAIMLRNRRIGLSQSGIVESFERHGRRTHFNWCDEGYKYVCNLDRIYAQWLCVPESVKKTSIKPSGTVSLLPGVTPGIHYAHAKYYLRAMRIDKTSRLVEPLRKSGYHIEESVYGDNTWVVYFPVKTENFERSKNDVSVWEQVENVAQMQYYWADNQVSATITFKTEEARDIPRILELYETRLKSISFLPMVDHQYAQAPYQEISKEMYEHAMSRLAPLDFSQMYTDEAQDLYCDGDKCELIVPEKVPQTAELEFEDSEASAGSESQEAAVPK, encoded by the coding sequence ATGTTATTCGATGTCAAAGAAAGGTTCGAACTGGATCCGGCGTTTGTGGGGCAGTTTGCGGGACGCCAGCCCGATTGGGGCCCCCTGGGATACGTGACCTATAAGCGGACGTACGCCCGCCCCGTGCCGCACGAGCCGGACCGCACCGAGGAGTATTGGGAGACGTGCAGGCGGGTCGTGGAAGGCTGTTACACCATCCAGCTCACCCATTGCCGCAACTTGAAGCTGCCCTGGGACAAACAAAAGGCCCAGCGCTCTGCTCAGGAAATGTTTCGTCTCATGTGGGACTTCAAGTTTGTGCCTCCTGGACGGGGGCTTTGGATGATGGGGACCGACTATATTTACCAACGCGGTTCGGCGGCGCTGAATAACTGTGCGTTCGTCTCGACGGAAGAGATTGATTTTGAGTTCTCGGAACCGTTTTGTTTCCTAATGGACATGTCGATGCTGGGCACGGGCGTTGCCTTCGACACTAAGGGCGCCGGCAAACTGATCATCCAGGAACCGGTCATTGACAAAGACAGCACCCACGTGGTCGAGGATTCTAAGGAGGGCTGGGTGGAGTTGGTCCGCGTGGTTCTGAATTCCTACGCGGGGAAGTGCTCCCGGCCCGGCCGCATCGACTACTCCAAGATTCGTCCGCAAGGGTCGCCGATTCGCACGTTTGGAGGCATAGCGCCGGGGCCGGGACCGCTTATCCAGGGCATAACGAACGTCGACCGAGTCCTCACGGCGCGCATTGGGCAGCGGATCACCTCGTCTGATATCACTGATCTCATGAACGTGATTGGCAAGTGCGTGGTTTCAGGAGGGGTGCGCCGGACAGCCGAGTTGGCCTTGGGAGATCCGTGTGACGACGAATATCTGAAACTGAAAGACCCGGAATTGTTCGCGGACCAGCTCAAGGAATGGCGTTGGGCTTCAAACAACAGCGTGGCTGCCGTGCTGGGGATGGACTACAACGGCGTCGGGACGCAGACCGCCAAGAACGGGGAACCCGGCTATTTCTGGCTTGAGAACGCGCGCGCGTATGGCCGGCTCAAGGATGGCGAGAACTGGATCGACGCCAAAGTCGCCGGCACCAATCCGTGCGCCGAGCAGAGTCTGGAATCGTACGAAATCTGCAACCTGGTGGAGACGTTTCCCTCGCGGCATGAGACGCTCGAGGAATTCAAGCGCACGTTGAAATTCGCCTATCTCTATGCCAAGACGGTGACGCTGGTGCCCACGCACAACGAACGCACCAACGCGATTATGTTGCGCAACCGGCGCATCGGGCTTTCCCAGTCCGGGATAGTCGAATCGTTCGAAAGGCACGGGCGGCGCACCCATTTCAACTGGTGCGACGAGGGATACAAGTACGTGTGCAATCTCGACCGCATTTATGCGCAATGGCTGTGCGTGCCCGAGAGTGTCAAGAAGACGAGCATCAAACCGAGCGGCACCGTTTCGCTGCTCCCGGGGGTCACGCCCGGCATTCACTACGCCCATGCCAAGTACTACCTGCGCGCCATGCGTATCGACAAGACCAGCAGGCTGGTCGAACCCCTGCGCAAGTCCGGCTACCATATCGAGGAATCGGTTTACGGCGATAACACATGGGTGGTGTATTTCCCCGTTAAGACGGAGAATTTCGAGCGTTCGAAGAACGATGTTTCCGTCTGGGAGCAGGTCGAAAACGTCGCGCAGATGCAGTATTACTGGGCGGACAACCAGGTGAGCGCCACGATTACGTTCAAAACGGAGGAGGCGCGCGACATTCCCCGGATCCTCGAGTTGTACGAAACGCGGCTGAAGTCAATCAGTTTTCTGCCGATGGTGGACCATCAATATGCGCAGGCGCCATACCAGGAAATCTCGAAGGAGATGTACGAGCATGCGATGTCGCGATTGGCGCCGCTCGACTTCTCTCAGATGTACACCGATGAGGCCCAGGACCTCTATTGCGACGGCGACAAGTGCGAACTCATCGTTCCCGAGAAGGTGCCGCAGACCGCCGAACTCGAGTTTGAAGACAGCGAAGCCTCCGCGGGCTCGGAAAGCCAGGAAGCCGCCGTTCCGAAATAG